In Rahnella variigena, one DNA window encodes the following:
- a CDS encoding tRNA/rRNA methyltransferase produces the protein MQLHIILVSPARPENVGAAARAMKTMGFASLRIVDSGAHLRPEAGWVAHGSQEILQNALHFNTLAQALADIDFTVATTARSRAKFHYYCTPQELQVQLEEKSQWINHAALVFGREDSGLTNEELELADVLTGVPMVADYPSLNLGQAVMVFCYQLSSLNQVTSVKPEIAEAGQLSALRARVGRLLENVGAEDDQKLSDWLHQRLGLLQQRDAAMLHTLLHDIEKKLTS, from the coding sequence ATGCAACTTCATATTATTTTAGTTTCGCCGGCTCGCCCGGAAAATGTCGGTGCGGCAGCTCGTGCAATGAAAACCATGGGTTTCGCATCGTTACGTATTGTCGACAGCGGGGCGCATCTCAGGCCGGAAGCTGGCTGGGTTGCGCATGGTTCGCAGGAGATCCTGCAAAATGCTCTCCATTTCAATACGCTTGCGCAAGCCCTGGCTGATATCGATTTTACCGTAGCTACAACTGCCCGCAGCCGGGCTAAATTTCACTATTACTGCACACCGCAGGAATTGCAGGTGCAGCTCGAAGAAAAGAGCCAGTGGATCAATCATGCCGCGCTGGTCTTTGGTCGTGAAGATTCCGGCCTGACGAATGAAGAGCTGGAACTGGCGGATGTGCTGACCGGCGTACCGATGGTGGCCGATTATCCGTCACTCAATCTGGGGCAGGCGGTGATGGTGTTCTGTTATCAGCTCTCTTCGCTGAATCAGGTGACCTCGGTAAAACCTGAAATTGCCGAAGCAGGACAGCTGTCAGCGTTGCGTGCCAGAGTCGGGCGTTTGCTTGAAAATGTCGGGGCAGAAGATGACCAGAAATTGTCCGACTGGCTGCATCAGCGCCTGGGTCTTTTGCAGCAGCGTGACGCCGCAATGCTGCATACTTTGCTGCATGACATCGAAAAAAAGCTGACCTCATGA
- the thrL gene encoding thr operon leader peptide, whose translation MRIISLNTTIITTTDTTGNGAG comes from the coding sequence ATGCGAATCATCAGCCTGAATACAACAATTATTACCACCACCGATACCACAGGTAACGGGGCGGGCTGA